A DNA window from Streptomyces canus contains the following coding sequences:
- the qcrB gene encoding cytochrome bc1 complex cytochrome b subunit: MDGARSVNRGTRGGEAGKGEKLADWADGRLGLYALAKANMRKVFPDHWSFMLGEVCLYSFLILILTGVYLTLFFEPSGVEVVYHGSYEPLNGVVMTRAYESTLDISFDVRGGLLIRQIHHWAALVFVTGMLVHMMRVFFTGAFRKPRELNWVFGWTLLFLGIITGLTGYSLPDDLLSGTGIRFADGAILSIPIVGTYLSFFLFGGEFPGHDIIPRLFPIHVLVLPGIMLGLVVAHLILVFYHKHTQYPGPGRDNKSVVGMPFLPVYMAKAGGFFFLTFGVLALMGGLAQINPVWAFGPYSPQLVTTGAQPDWYLGFSEGLIRVMPGWEISFWGHTLVPGVFIPFSLFPLILLALGVYPFVEAWITGDKREHHILDRPRNVPVRTGLGVAWLSLYVVLLIGGGNDIVATHLHLSINAITWFVRVSVFVVPVLAFVVTKRVCLGLQRRDRDKVLHGRETGTIRRLPHGEYVEVHERLTQEQLHTLTQHEQEPPYEIGPLVDANGVRRPVRRSQRVRAGLARAMLGPDTRIEKPTVEEYREVTSGDHH, translated from the coding sequence ATGGACGGCGCACGTTCGGTCAACCGAGGCACTCGTGGCGGAGAGGCCGGAAAGGGCGAGAAGCTCGCCGACTGGGCCGACGGACGGCTGGGCCTGTACGCGCTGGCCAAGGCCAACATGCGCAAGGTCTTTCCGGACCACTGGTCGTTCATGCTGGGCGAGGTCTGTCTCTACAGCTTCCTCATCCTGATCCTCACGGGCGTCTATCTCACGCTGTTCTTCGAGCCCAGCGGGGTCGAGGTCGTCTACCACGGCTCCTACGAGCCCCTCAACGGCGTGGTGATGACCAGGGCCTACGAGTCCACGCTCGACATCAGCTTCGACGTGCGCGGCGGACTGCTGATCCGGCAGATCCACCACTGGGCGGCGCTGGTCTTCGTCACCGGCATGCTCGTGCACATGATGCGGGTGTTCTTCACCGGCGCCTTCCGCAAGCCGCGCGAGCTCAACTGGGTGTTCGGCTGGACCCTGCTGTTCCTCGGCATCATCACCGGCCTGACCGGCTACTCCCTCCCTGACGACCTGCTCTCCGGCACCGGCATCCGGTTCGCCGACGGGGCGATCCTGTCCATCCCGATCGTCGGGACGTATCTGTCGTTCTTCCTGTTCGGCGGGGAGTTCCCTGGGCACGACATCATCCCCAGGCTCTTCCCGATCCATGTCCTCGTGCTGCCCGGGATCATGCTCGGCCTGGTGGTCGCCCATCTGATCCTGGTCTTCTACCACAAGCACACCCAGTACCCGGGGCCCGGCCGCGACAACAAGTCCGTGGTCGGCATGCCGTTCCTGCCGGTCTACATGGCCAAGGCGGGTGGCTTCTTCTTCCTGACCTTCGGCGTGCTGGCGCTCATGGGCGGCCTCGCCCAGATCAACCCGGTGTGGGCGTTCGGGCCGTACAGCCCGCAGCTGGTGACCACCGGCGCCCAGCCCGACTGGTACCTGGGCTTCTCCGAGGGGCTGATCCGGGTGATGCCGGGATGGGAGATCAGCTTCTGGGGCCACACCCTGGTGCCCGGTGTCTTCATCCCCTTCTCCCTCTTCCCGCTGATCCTGCTCGCGCTCGGGGTCTATCCCTTCGTCGAGGCGTGGATCACCGGCGACAAACGCGAGCACCACATCCTGGACCGGCCGCGCAACGTGCCCGTCCGCACGGGGCTGGGGGTCGCCTGGCTGAGCCTGTACGTGGTGCTGCTGATCGGCGGCGGCAACGACATCGTGGCCACGCATCTGCATCTGTCGATCAACGCGATCACCTGGTTCGTGCGGGTGTCCGTGTTCGTGGTGCCGGTGCTCGCCTTCGTCGTCACCAAGCGGGTCTGCCTCGGGCTGCAGCGCCGGGACCGGGACAAGGTGCTGCACGGCCGTGAGACCGGCACCATCCGGCGGCTCCCGCACGGTGAGTACGTCGAGGTCCACGAACGCCTCACACAGGAGCAGTTGCACACCCTCACGCAGCACGAGCAGGAACCGCCGTACGAGATCGGTCCGCTCGTCGACGCGAACGGGGTGCGGCGGCCGGTCAGGCGTTCCCAGCGGGTGCGGGCCGGGCTCGCGCGGGCCATGCTCGGGCCCGACACGCGGATCGAGAAGCCGACGGTGGAGGAGTACCGGGAGGTCACCAGCGGCGACCACCACTGA